Proteins found in one Streptomyces sp. NBC_00461 genomic segment:
- the gatC gene encoding Asp-tRNA(Asn)/Glu-tRNA(Gln) amidotransferase subunit GatC yields MPGITREEVAHLARLARLELKPEELEHFAGQLDDIIGAVARVSEVADQDVPPTSHPLPLTNVMRPDEVRPSLTPEQALSGAPAQEQQRFKVPQILGED; encoded by the coding sequence ATGCCTGGCATCACGCGCGAGGAGGTCGCCCACCTCGCCCGGCTGGCGCGTCTGGAGCTGAAACCCGAAGAGCTCGAACACTTCGCGGGCCAGCTGGACGACATCATCGGCGCGGTCGCCCGCGTCAGCGAGGTCGCCGACCAAGACGTACCGCCGACCTCGCACCCGCTCCCGCTGACGAACGTCATGCGGCCGGACGAGGTCCGTCCGTCGCTCACCCCCGAGCAGGCGCTCTCCGGCGCCCCGGCCCAGGAGCAGCAGCGTTTCAAGGTGCCGCAGATCCTGGGGGAGGACTAA
- a CDS encoding cupin domain-containing protein, with translation MSLFVPKFDESVIVREAEAEVVGRAPTTIRLLADSSRTGGALSTQRVTLTDGADGAKPHWHDNSAEMFFLLDGAAEILSGEDVVTAGPGDLVIVPPGKPHAFSAVPGADADLLIVLTPGVERFEYFRHLQRIALGEVTPESLLEVQELYDNHFMKSQAWEGRRG, from the coding sequence ATGTCGCTGTTCGTTCCGAAGTTCGACGAGTCCGTGATCGTCCGCGAGGCGGAGGCCGAAGTCGTCGGCCGCGCGCCCACCACCATCCGCCTGCTGGCCGACAGCAGCCGGACCGGCGGTGCGCTGTCCACCCAGCGCGTCACCCTCACGGACGGCGCCGACGGTGCGAAACCGCACTGGCACGACAACTCCGCGGAGATGTTCTTCCTGCTCGACGGCGCCGCAGAGATCCTGTCCGGCGAGGACGTCGTCACCGCGGGCCCGGGCGACCTCGTGATCGTCCCGCCCGGAAAACCGCACGCCTTCTCCGCCGTACCGGGCGCCGACGCCGACCTGCTCATCGTCCTCACCCCCGGCGTCGAACGCTTCGAGTACTTCCGCCACCTCCAGCGCATCGCGCTCGGCGAAGTCACCCCGGAGAGCCTGCTGGAGGTGCAGGAGCTGTACGACAACCACTTCATGAAGAGCCAGGCCTGGGAGGGGCGGCGAGGGTGA
- the gatA gene encoding Asp-tRNA(Asn)/Glu-tRNA(Gln) amidotransferase subunit GatA produces the protein MTDNVTIIKLTAADTAAKIASGELTAVQVTEAHLARIEAVDEKVHAFLHVDREGALAQARAVDEKRERGEKLGPLAGVPLALKDIFTTEGIPTTVGSKILEGWIPPYDATLTKRLKAADVVILGKTNMDEFAMGSSTENSAYGPTGNPWDLTKIPGGSGGGSSAALASFQAPLAIGTDTGGSIRQPAAVTGTVGVKPTYGAVSRYGMVAFSSSLDQGGPCARTVLDAALLHEVIAGHDPLDSTSIDAPVPPVVEAARNGSVEGMRVGVVKQFRGEGYQAGVIQRFDEAVALLKELGAEIVELDCPSFDLALSAYYLIAPSECSSNLARFDGLRYGLRTGDDGSHSAEEVTSLTREAGFGPEVKRRIMLGTYALSSGYYDAYYGSAQKVRTLITRDFEKAFEQGTGVDVIVSPTTPTTAFAIGERADDPMAMYLADLCTIPTNLAGNAAMSLPCGLAPEDNLPVGLQIIAPALKDDRLYKVGAAVEAAFVERWGHPLLEEAPSL, from the coding sequence ATGACGGACAACGTCACCATCATCAAGCTCACGGCCGCCGACACCGCCGCGAAGATCGCGTCCGGCGAACTCACGGCCGTCCAGGTCACCGAGGCCCACCTGGCGCGGATCGAGGCCGTCGACGAGAAGGTGCACGCCTTCCTGCACGTCGACCGGGAGGGCGCTCTGGCCCAGGCCCGCGCCGTCGACGAGAAGCGGGAAAGGGGCGAGAAGCTAGGCCCACTCGCCGGCGTCCCGCTCGCGCTCAAGGACATCTTCACCACCGAGGGCATCCCGACGACCGTCGGTTCGAAGATCCTCGAAGGCTGGATCCCGCCGTACGACGCGACGCTCACCAAGCGGCTGAAGGCCGCCGACGTCGTCATCCTCGGCAAGACCAACATGGACGAGTTCGCCATGGGGTCCTCCACCGAGAACAGCGCCTACGGCCCGACCGGCAACCCCTGGGACCTCACCAAGATCCCCGGCGGTTCCGGCGGCGGCTCCTCCGCCGCCCTCGCCTCCTTCCAGGCCCCCCTCGCCATCGGCACCGACACCGGCGGTTCCATCCGCCAGCCGGCCGCCGTCACCGGCACGGTCGGCGTGAAGCCGACGTACGGCGCGGTCTCGCGGTACGGCATGGTGGCGTTCTCGTCCTCCCTCGACCAGGGCGGGCCCTGCGCCCGTACGGTCCTGGACGCGGCGCTGCTCCACGAGGTCATCGCCGGACACGACCCGCTCGACTCGACCTCCATCGACGCACCCGTCCCGCCCGTCGTCGAAGCCGCCCGCAACGGCAGCGTCGAAGGCATGCGAGTCGGCGTCGTCAAGCAGTTCCGCGGCGAGGGCTACCAGGCCGGCGTCATCCAGCGGTTCGACGAGGCCGTGGCCCTGCTCAAGGAGCTGGGCGCCGAGATCGTCGAGCTGGACTGTCCGTCCTTCGACCTCGCGCTGTCGGCGTACTACCTGATCGCCCCGTCCGAGTGCTCGTCCAACCTCGCCCGCTTCGACGGCCTGCGCTACGGCCTGCGGACCGGCGACGACGGCAGCCACTCGGCCGAGGAGGTCACCTCCCTCACCCGTGAGGCGGGCTTCGGGCCCGAGGTCAAGCGCCGCATCATGCTCGGCACGTACGCCCTGTCGAGCGGCTACTACGACGCCTACTACGGCTCCGCCCAGAAGGTCCGCACGCTCATCACGCGCGACTTCGAGAAGGCCTTCGAGCAGGGCACCGGCGTCGATGTGATCGTCTCGCCGACGACCCCGACCACCGCCTTCGCGATCGGCGAGCGCGCCGACGACCCGATGGCGATGTACCTGGCCGACCTCTGCACCATCCCCACGAACCTCGCGGGCAACGCGGCCATGTCGCTGCCCTGCGGTCTGGCCCCGGAGGACAACCTCCCGGTCGGCCTGCAGATCATCGCCCCGGCGCTGAAGGACGACCGTCTGTACAAGGTCGGCGCCGCCGTCGAGGCCGCCTTCGTGGAAAGGTGGGGCCACCCGCTCCTGGAGGAGGCTCCGTCGCTGTGA
- the gatB gene encoding Asp-tRNA(Asn)/Glu-tRNA(Gln) amidotransferase subunit GatB produces MTTTTDLESYEDALASYDPVMGLEVHVELGTKTKMFCGCSTELGQDANTQTCPTCLGLPGALPVVNAIGIESAIKIGLALNCEIAEWCRFARKNYFYPDMPKNFQTSQYDEPIAFNGYLDVQLEDGETFRVEIERAHMEEDTGKSTHVGGATGRIHGASHSLLDYNRAGIPLIEIVTKPIEGAGERAPEVARAYVRELREVIKALGVSEARMEMGQMRCDVNLSLRPHGREKFGTRSETKNVNSLRSVERAARFEIQRHAAVLNSGGTIIQETRHFHEDTGSTTSGRVKEEAEDYRYFPEPDLVPVAPSREWVEEIRAGLPEMPLARRNRLVAEWGITALDMQAILNAGALEPIVATIDAGADAASARKWWMGELARSANESGLPLDELAITPEQVARVTALVNSGELNDKLARQVIEGVLAGEGTPDEVVEKRGLKVVSDEGALGTAVDEAIAGNPGIADKIRGGKVAAAGALVGAVMKATRGQADAARVKELILEKLGVSEG; encoded by the coding sequence GTGACCACCACGACCGACCTGGAGTCGTACGAGGACGCGCTGGCGTCGTACGACCCCGTCATGGGCCTTGAGGTCCATGTCGAACTCGGCACCAAGACCAAGATGTTCTGCGGCTGTTCGACCGAACTCGGCCAGGACGCCAACACGCAGACCTGCCCCACCTGCCTCGGCCTGCCCGGCGCGCTCCCGGTCGTCAACGCGATCGGCATCGAGTCGGCGATCAAGATCGGTCTCGCGCTGAACTGCGAGATCGCCGAGTGGTGCCGCTTCGCCCGGAAGAACTACTTCTATCCGGACATGCCGAAGAACTTCCAGACCTCCCAGTACGACGAGCCGATCGCCTTCAACGGTTACCTCGACGTACAGCTGGAGGACGGCGAGACCTTCCGCGTGGAGATCGAGCGCGCACACATGGAGGAGGACACCGGCAAGTCGACCCACGTGGGCGGCGCCACCGGCCGTATCCATGGCGCCTCGCACTCGCTGCTGGACTACAACCGCGCCGGCATCCCGCTCATCGAGATCGTCACCAAGCCGATCGAGGGTGCGGGCGAGCGCGCTCCCGAGGTCGCCCGGGCGTATGTGCGTGAGCTGCGCGAGGTCATCAAGGCGCTCGGTGTGTCGGAAGCCCGCATGGAGATGGGGCAGATGCGCTGCGACGTGAACCTGTCGCTGCGCCCGCACGGCCGGGAGAAGTTCGGCACGCGGAGTGAGACCAAGAACGTCAACTCGCTTCGCTCCGTGGAGCGTGCGGCCCGTTTCGAGATCCAGCGGCACGCGGCCGTGCTGAACAGCGGCGGCACGATCATCCAGGAGACCCGCCACTTCCACGAGGACACGGGGTCGACAACCTCGGGCCGAGTGAAGGAGGAGGCCGAGGACTACCGGTACTTCCCCGAGCCGGACCTGGTGCCGGTGGCCCCCTCGCGCGAGTGGGTCGAGGAGATCCGGGCGGGGCTGCCCGAGATGCCGCTGGCCCGCCGCAACCGGCTTGTCGCCGAATGGGGCATCACGGCCCTCGACATGCAGGCGATCCTCAACGCCGGTGCGCTGGAGCCGATCGTCGCCACGATCGACGCCGGTGCCGACGCCGCCTCCGCCCGCAAGTGGTGGATGGGCGAACTGGCCCGCAGCGCCAACGAGTCGGGCCTCCCGCTCGACGAGCTGGCGATCACGCCGGAGCAGGTCGCCCGGGTCACCGCGCTGGTCAACTCCGGTGAGCTGAACGACAAGCTGGCCCGCCAGGTCATCGAAGGCGTCCTCGCGGGCGAAGGCACCCCGGACGAGGTCGTCGAGAAGCGCGGCCTGAAGGTCGTCTCCGACGAGGGCGCCCTGGGCACCGCCGTCGACGAGGCCATCGCCGGCAACCCGGGCATCGCCGACAAGATCCGCGGCGGCAAGGTGGCCGCGGCAGGCGCCCTGGTCGGCGCGGTCATGAAGGCGACCCGCGGTCAGGCCGACGCGGCCCGCGTCAAGGAGCTGATCCTGGAGAAGCTGGGCGTCAGCGAGGGCTGA
- a CDS encoding SAM-dependent methyltransferase, producing MSDITSRTSNDPLTDRLNHPAYPRSSQYDARWTVENQMGPHALWLLEWLAPALGLNALRPCARVLDLGCGRAMTSVFLAREFHAQVTAADLWVKPDDNARRIAEAGFADRVLPVHTEAHDLPFAEGGFDAIVSIDAYQYFGTDDLYLPTLTRLLKPGGRIGVVVPALREEPEGVEPPEHLRPWWEPDFWCFHSPGWWRRHWTRSGAVEVETADWQPDGWRDWLLWCEVVAEESTDEFHVRMAGRCAEMLRVDQGRSLGFVRVVGRRK from the coding sequence ATGTCCGACATCACTTCCAGGACCTCGAACGACCCCCTCACTGACCGGCTGAACCACCCGGCCTACCCGCGCAGCAGCCAGTACGACGCCCGCTGGACCGTCGAGAACCAGATGGGCCCGCATGCCCTGTGGCTGCTGGAGTGGCTCGCCCCCGCACTCGGCCTGAACGCCCTGCGGCCCTGTGCCCGGGTACTCGATCTGGGCTGCGGACGTGCGATGACGTCGGTCTTCCTCGCCAGGGAGTTCCACGCCCAGGTCACCGCGGCCGACCTCTGGGTCAAGCCCGACGACAACGCCCGCCGCATCGCGGAGGCCGGATTCGCCGACCGTGTGCTGCCCGTGCACACCGAGGCGCACGACCTGCCCTTCGCCGAGGGCGGCTTCGACGCGATCGTGAGCATCGACGCCTATCAGTACTTCGGCACCGACGACCTCTATCTGCCCACGCTCACCCGGCTGTTGAAGCCCGGCGGACGGATCGGCGTCGTCGTACCGGCACTTCGGGAGGAGCCCGAAGGCGTCGAGCCGCCGGAGCATCTGAGGCCCTGGTGGGAGCCCGACTTCTGGTGCTTCCACTCTCCCGGCTGGTGGCGGCGCCACTGGACCCGCAGCGGGGCCGTCGAGGTCGAGACGGCCGACTGGCAGCCGGACGGCTGGCGGGACTGGCTGCTGTGGTGCGAGGTGGTCGCCGAGGAGAGCACGGACGAGTTCCACGTCCGGATGGCGGGCCGCTGCGCGGAGATGCTCCGCGTGGACCAGGGGCGCTCACTCGGATTCGTCCGCGTCGTGGGGCGCCGTAAGTAG
- a CDS encoding DUF4267 domain-containing protein, translated as MTVTAYTLAVVLNLFCLFLGYRFLFQPASAAAGYGAPADPAGDAGAYLTIKGLRDGTLGLVGLALLAFAGAHAEAWMMLCVAVVPLGDTLIVLRNGGTKAVAFGIHFATAIVVLISAVLLFLV; from the coding sequence GTGACCGTCACCGCCTACACCCTGGCCGTCGTGCTCAACCTGTTCTGCCTGTTCCTCGGCTACCGGTTCCTGTTCCAGCCGGCCTCCGCCGCCGCCGGATACGGCGCGCCCGCCGACCCCGCGGGCGACGCCGGCGCCTACCTCACGATCAAGGGCCTCAGGGACGGCACCCTCGGCCTGGTCGGCCTCGCGCTGCTGGCCTTCGCCGGGGCGCACGCCGAGGCCTGGATGATGCTGTGCGTGGCAGTCGTGCCGCTCGGCGACACACTGATAGTCCTGCGCAACGGCGGCACGAAAGCCGTGGCGTTCGGGATCCACTTCGCCACGGCGATCGTTGTACTGATCAGTGCCGTCCTGCTGTTCCTCGTCTGA
- a CDS encoding TetR/AcrR family transcriptional regulator yields MSIQTRRERERAERERLIVTAARELAEAEGWDAVTTRRLAAEIEYSQPVLYSHFKGKDAIMAAVAVQGCAELAEELRTARTAVKGTREALAAVGEAYAAFGRRRPALYDAVFTHAVDLPFATDEAPEPLKRAFGELAQAVEPIAAEGEDVGLLTETYWAGLHGLVTLMRSGRLPERAHEDRLALLIGHFTAGVG; encoded by the coding sequence ATGTCGATCCAGACGCGCCGGGAGCGCGAACGAGCGGAGCGCGAGCGGCTGATCGTCACGGCCGCGCGGGAACTGGCGGAGGCCGAGGGCTGGGACGCGGTGACGACCCGCCGGCTGGCGGCGGAGATCGAGTACAGCCAGCCGGTCCTCTACAGCCACTTCAAGGGCAAGGACGCGATCATGGCCGCGGTCGCGGTACAGGGCTGCGCAGAACTGGCGGAGGAACTGCGCACGGCGCGTACGGCGGTCAAGGGCACGCGCGAGGCGCTGGCGGCGGTCGGCGAGGCGTACGCGGCCTTCGGACGACGGCGGCCCGCGCTCTACGACGCGGTGTTCACGCACGCCGTGGATCTGCCGTTCGCCACGGACGAGGCCCCGGAGCCCTTGAAGCGGGCCTTCGGAGAACTGGCGCAGGCGGTCGAGCCGATCGCGGCCGAGGGCGAGGACGTGGGTCTGCTGACGGAGACGTACTGGGCGGGACTGCACGGCCTGGTGACCCTGATGCGCAGCGGCCGCCTGCCCGAGAGGGCACACGAGGACCGGCTGGCCCTGCTGATCGGGCATTTCACGGCGGGGGTCGGGTGA
- a CDS encoding MMPL family transporter, translated as MAALARWCVRHRLVAVLLWLLAFGGVSAAAAVTGSAYSNDYEAPGTESGRAMQLLQEGFPGFGGDSDTVVWHTTPGSVRAADVEQTMTQSLDKIADLPGVASVSSPYDGQGTGRISSDGHTAYATVTFDDRAEDIKKSEAEAVVHTAKAAEADGLQVELGGSAIALTASSGGHVAEIVGVVVAAVVLFLAFGSLAASVLPIATALVSVGTAYAAIVLLGHAMTVADFAPMLGMLIGLGVGIDYALFIVTRHRRGLKRGLSVTEAVTSAVATTGRAVVFAGATVCIALLGMLILRLSFLNGVAIAASLTVVLTVAASVTLLPALLSFIGPRALSRRERRHLEEHGPQPELPTGLAARWSAFVERHPKVLGIVALAVMAVLALPTFSLHLGTSDQGNDPRSSTTRQAYDLLGHGFGPGVNGPLTVATRVNGAEDKLALDNLDATIRTTEGVASVTPVTYNTGGNTAYFTIVPSSEPQSQKTSDLVDRLRTEVLPRAETGTSLDLHVGGVTASYDDFADVIVGKLPLFVGVVIGLGCLLLLLAFRSLGIPAKAAAMNVAAVAAAFGVVVVIFQWGWGSELLGLGRAGPIEPFLPVIMVSVLFGLSMDYQVFLVSRMYEEWLETGDNRRAVRVGLAETSRVINSAAVIMISVFLAFVLSGERVIAMFGIALASAVALDAFVLRTLLVPALMHLLGGANWWLPRWLDQRLPRISIEPPECRAAHERLAAATDAEVADVLAKGREQDVRDISG; from the coding sequence GTGGCAGCCCTTGCACGTTGGTGTGTTCGGCACCGCCTCGTCGCGGTCCTCCTGTGGCTCCTCGCCTTCGGCGGGGTGAGCGCGGCCGCCGCCGTCACGGGCTCGGCGTACTCGAACGACTACGAGGCCCCCGGCACCGAGTCGGGCCGGGCCATGCAGCTGCTGCAGGAGGGGTTCCCGGGGTTCGGCGGCGACAGCGACACCGTCGTCTGGCACACCACGCCTGGCTCCGTCCGGGCCGCCGACGTCGAGCAGACGATGACCCAGTCCCTGGACAAGATCGCGGACCTGCCGGGGGTGGCCTCGGTGAGCAGCCCCTACGACGGCCAGGGAACCGGCCGGATCAGCTCCGACGGGCACACCGCGTACGCCACCGTCACCTTCGACGACCGCGCCGAGGACATCAAGAAGTCCGAGGCCGAGGCTGTCGTGCACACCGCCAAGGCCGCAGAGGCCGACGGGCTCCAGGTGGAGCTCGGTGGCAGCGCCATCGCGCTCACCGCGTCGTCGGGCGGGCACGTCGCCGAGATCGTCGGCGTCGTCGTGGCTGCCGTCGTGCTCTTCCTCGCCTTCGGCTCGCTCGCCGCGTCGGTGCTGCCCATCGCGACCGCGCTGGTGAGCGTCGGCACCGCGTACGCCGCGATCGTGCTGCTCGGGCACGCCATGACCGTCGCCGACTTCGCGCCCATGCTCGGCATGCTGATCGGGCTCGGCGTGGGTATCGACTACGCGCTGTTCATCGTGACCAGACACCGGCGCGGACTGAAACGCGGGCTGTCGGTCACCGAGGCGGTCACGAGCGCCGTGGCGACCACGGGCCGTGCGGTGGTCTTCGCGGGTGCCACCGTTTGCATAGCCCTGCTGGGAATGCTGATCCTCAGGCTGAGCTTCCTCAACGGCGTCGCGATCGCCGCCTCCCTGACCGTCGTCCTGACGGTCGCGGCCTCCGTCACCCTGCTGCCCGCCCTGCTGTCCTTCATCGGCCCGCGCGCCCTGAGCCGGCGCGAGCGGCGCCATCTGGAGGAGCACGGGCCCCAGCCGGAGCTGCCGACCGGGCTCGCCGCCCGCTGGTCGGCGTTCGTGGAGCGCCACCCCAAGGTCCTCGGCATCGTCGCGCTGGCCGTCATGGCCGTCCTCGCGCTGCCCACGTTCTCCCTCCACCTGGGCACCTCCGACCAGGGCAACGACCCCAGGTCGTCCACGACACGCCAGGCCTACGACCTCCTCGGGCACGGCTTCGGGCCCGGCGTCAACGGTCCGCTGACGGTGGCGACGCGCGTCAACGGCGCCGAGGACAAGCTCGCCCTCGACAACCTCGACGCCACCATCCGCACCACCGAGGGTGTCGCCTCGGTGACACCGGTGACGTACAACACCGGCGGCAACACCGCGTACTTCACGATCGTCCCGAGTTCCGAACCCCAGTCGCAGAAGACCAGCGATCTCGTGGACCGGCTGCGCACCGAGGTGCTGCCGCGCGCCGAGACCGGCACCTCGCTCGACCTGCACGTCGGCGGCGTGACGGCCAGCTACGACGACTTCGCCGACGTCATCGTCGGCAAGCTGCCCCTGTTCGTCGGCGTCGTCATCGGCCTCGGCTGCCTCCTGCTGCTGCTCGCCTTCCGCTCGCTCGGCATCCCCGCGAAGGCCGCCGCGATGAACGTCGCCGCGGTCGCAGCCGCCTTCGGCGTCGTCGTCGTGATCTTCCAGTGGGGCTGGGGCAGCGAGCTGCTGGGCCTCGGCCGCGCGGGCCCGATCGAGCCCTTCCTGCCCGTGATCATGGTGTCCGTCCTCTTCGGACTCTCCATGGACTACCAGGTCTTCCTGGTCAGCCGGATGTACGAGGAGTGGCTGGAGACCGGTGACAACCGGCGCGCCGTCCGCGTCGGGCTCGCCGAGACCAGCCGGGTGATCAACTCCGCCGCGGTCATCATGATCTCGGTCTTCCTCGCCTTCGTCCTCAGCGGCGAGCGTGTGATCGCCATGTTCGGCATCGCGCTCGCCTCGGCCGTCGCCCTCGACGCCTTCGTCCTGCGCACCCTGCTGGTGCCCGCCCTCATGCACCTGCTCGGCGGCGCCAACTGGTGGCTGCCCCGCTGGCTCGACCAGCGCCTGCCCCGCATCAGCATCGAACCGCCGGAGTGCCGCGCCGCCCATGAAAGGCTGGCCGCCGCGACGGACGCCGAGGTGGCGGACGTACTGGCGAAGGGGCGGGAACAGGATGTACGCGATATCTCTGGGTGA
- a CDS encoding GNAT family N-acetyltransferase, with protein sequence MYAISLGDDAELRPLEPWHAEEFLAHLERGREFIGQFIPFGSKAVDVPSAREALQRYADMRAADTASLHGIWLDGKLVGGVLFLNFEADTGNCEVGCWLEPAGTGRGLVTRAMRVLIDFAVEQRGIHRVEWVAASGNEPSLNVARRLGMTRDGVRREAHPYRGLRHDLEVWSILAPEWREARARAAHNDH encoded by the coding sequence ATGTACGCGATATCTCTGGGTGACGATGCAGAACTCCGGCCGCTGGAGCCGTGGCACGCCGAGGAGTTCCTGGCGCACCTGGAGCGCGGGCGGGAGTTCATCGGGCAGTTCATCCCGTTCGGCTCCAAGGCCGTCGACGTGCCCTCCGCGCGCGAGGCGCTCCAGCGCTACGCCGACATGCGCGCCGCCGACACCGCGTCCCTGCACGGCATCTGGCTGGACGGAAAGCTTGTGGGCGGCGTGCTCTTCCTCAACTTCGAGGCGGACACCGGCAACTGCGAGGTCGGCTGCTGGCTGGAGCCCGCCGGCACCGGACGCGGCCTCGTCACGCGCGCGATGCGGGTGCTGATCGACTTCGCGGTCGAGCAGCGAGGCATCCATCGCGTGGAATGGGTCGCCGCCTCGGGCAACGAGCCCAGCCTGAACGTCGCCCGCCGTCTGGGCATGACCCGCGATGGGGTACGCCGGGAGGCGCACCCCTATCGTGGCCTACGGCACGACCTGGAGGTGTGGTCGATCCTCGCCCCGGAATGGCGTGAAGCACGCGCGCGTGCCGCGCACAACGATCATTAA